In Granulicatella elegans, one genomic interval encodes:
- the secA gene encoding preprotein translocase subunit SecA, translating into MANFLKQLVENNKREVRKLEKLADKVISLESKMEALSDADFPVKTEEFKARYASGESLDKLLPEAFALVREGSKRVLGLFPYKVQIMGGITLHNGNIAEMRTGEGKTLTATMPVYLNALSGDGVHVVTVNEYLSTRDAKEMGELYNFLGLSVGVNLTGQSPEEKRAAYYADITYSTNSELGFDYLRDNMVVYKSQMVQRPLNYAVVDETDSILIDEARTPLIISGQAEKSTVLYQRADFFVKALKEDEDYTIDLTSKSISLTDEGINKAEQTFRLPNLYDVDNSALVHHIDQALRANYIMIRDIDYVVDEGQVKIVDGFTGRIMEGRRYSDGLHQAIEAKEGVEVENESKTMATITYQNFFRMYRKLSGMTGTAKTEEEEFREIYNMNVITIPTNRPVQRIDNHDVIYPSLKSKFKAVVRDIKERHAKGQPILVGTVAVETSELLSQMLHQEGIPHEVLNAKNHFKEAEIVMMAGQRGAVTIATNMAGRGTDIKLGKGVKELGGLCVIGTERHESRRIDNQLRGRSGRQGDPGETQFYLSLEDDLMKRFGGERMQAIWERLNIDENGDDNFIQSKMLSRQVESSQKRVEGNNYDTRKNVLQYDEVMREQREIIYSQRLQIINEENSLEKVTKAMIRRTIHRMVENHTLGEKKSWDLESLVDFAANAICHPEDISLSDLKGKTPLEIEGLLNEKAMEVYKEKQEQLNGDSQMLEFEKVVILRVVDRKWTDHIDDMDQLREGVGLRGYAQIDPLTEYQTEGFNRFQQMIAAIDYDVTRILMKSQIRQNLQREQVQGARSVIAQGHDRPTEEPEQA; encoded by the coding sequence ATGGCAAATTTTTTAAAGCAATTAGTTGAAAATAATAAACGCGAAGTTCGTAAACTTGAAAAATTAGCGGATAAAGTAATAAGTTTGGAAAGTAAAATGGAAGCATTAAGTGATGCAGACTTTCCAGTAAAAACAGAAGAATTTAAAGCAAGATATGCTTCAGGAGAATCATTAGATAAATTATTACCAGAAGCATTCGCTTTAGTACGTGAAGGTTCTAAACGTGTCTTAGGCTTATTCCCGTATAAAGTTCAAATTATGGGAGGTATCACTCTACATAACGGAAATATCGCGGAGATGCGTACAGGGGAAGGTAAAACTTTAACAGCAACAATGCCTGTATATTTAAATGCACTTTCAGGTGATGGTGTACACGTAGTAACGGTTAATGAATACTTATCTACACGTGACGCAAAAGAAATGGGTGAATTATATAATTTCTTAGGATTAAGTGTAGGGGTAAATTTAACTGGACAATCACCAGAAGAAAAACGTGCAGCTTATTATGCAGATATTACGTATAGTACAAATAGTGAATTAGGATTTGACTACTTACGTGATAACATGGTCGTTTATAAATCACAAATGGTACAACGTCCATTAAACTATGCAGTAGTTGACGAAACTGACTCAATTTTAATTGATGAAGCTCGTACACCATTAATTATTTCAGGGCAAGCTGAAAAATCTACAGTATTATACCAACGTGCAGATTTCTTCGTTAAAGCATTGAAAGAAGATGAAGACTATACGATTGATTTAACTTCTAAATCTATTTCATTAACAGATGAAGGGATTAATAAGGCTGAACAAACTTTCCGTCTACCAAACTTATATGATGTGGACAATTCAGCATTAGTTCACCATATTGACCAAGCTTTACGTGCGAATTACATTATGATCCGAGATATCGATTATGTAGTAGATGAAGGACAAGTAAAAATCGTAGATGGATTTACAGGTCGTATTATGGAAGGTCGTCGTTATTCAGATGGATTACACCAAGCAATTGAAGCTAAAGAAGGTGTAGAAGTTGAAAATGAATCTAAAACAATGGCGACAATTACTTACCAAAACTTCTTCCGTATGTATCGTAAATTGTCAGGGATGACAGGGACAGCTAAAACAGAAGAAGAAGAATTCCGTGAAATTTATAATATGAACGTTATTACGATTCCAACAAACCGTCCAGTTCAACGTATTGATAATCACGATGTGATTTATCCATCATTGAAGAGTAAATTCAAAGCGGTAGTACGTGATATTAAAGAACGTCATGCAAAAGGACAACCAATTCTTGTTGGTACAGTAGCGGTTGAAACAAGTGAACTATTATCACAAATGCTTCATCAAGAAGGAATTCCTCATGAAGTATTAAACGCTAAAAACCACTTCAAAGAAGCAGAAATCGTTATGATGGCGGGACAACGTGGTGCCGTTACAATTGCGACAAACATGGCAGGACGTGGAACAGACATTAAGTTAGGTAAAGGCGTTAAAGAATTAGGTGGATTATGCGTTATCGGAACAGAACGTCATGAAAGCCGTCGTATCGATAATCAGTTACGTGGACGTTCTGGACGTCAAGGGGACCCAGGTGAGACTCAATTCTACCTATCATTAGAAGACGACTTAATGAAACGTTTCGGTGGAGAAAGAATGCAAGCAATCTGGGAAAGATTAAATATTGATGAAAATGGAGATGACAACTTCATCCAAAGTAAAATGTTATCTCGTCAAGTAGAATCTTCTCAAAAACGTGTAGAAGGAAATAACTATGATACACGTAAAAACGTATTACAATATGACGAAGTCATGCGTGAACAACGTGAAATCATTTATTCACAAAGATTACAAATTATTAATGAAGAAAATTCATTAGAAAAAGTAACAAAAGCAATGATTCGTAGAACAATTCACCGTATGGTAGAAAATCACACATTAGGTGAAAAGAAAAGTTGGGATTTAGAAAGCTTAGTAGACTTTGCTGCAAATGCGATTTGTCATCCAGAAGACATTTCATTATCAGACTTAAAAGGTAAAACTCCTTTAGAAATCGAAGGTTTATTGAATGAAAAAGCAATGGAAGTTTACAAAGAAAAACAAGAGCAATTAAATGGGGATTCTCAAATGCTTGAGTTTGAAAAAGTTGTCATTTTACGTGTAGTTGACCGTAAATGGACGGATCATATCGATGATATGGATCAATTACGTGAGGGTGTAGGTTTACGTGGATATGCACAAATCGACCCACTTACTGAATATCAAACAGAAGGGTTCAATCGTTTCCAACAAATGATTGCAGCTATTGATTATGATGTAACTCGTATCTTGATGAAATCTCAAATTCGTCAAAATTTACAACGTGAACAAGTGCAAGGTGCTAGAAGTGTGATTGCTCAAGGGCATGATCGTCCAACTGAAGAACCAGAACAAGCATAA
- the prfB gene encoding peptide chain release factor 2 (programmed frameshift) codes for MEISEIRNALEKMSTQMISIGGLFDLDHLEEDIASYEQQMSEPGFWDDNEKAQMVIQKSNELKAVYDIFHQLELQVEEVELLFEMYKEDPEEEIHEELVERVYSVEKELEKYELSMLLSGPHDKCSAILEIHPGAGGTESQDWGSMLLRMYTRWAEQHGYRIETVDYQDGEEAGIKSVTLSIEGLNAYGYLKSEKGVHRLVRISPFDAAGKRHTSFCSIDIMPQLEGDIDIEVNPDDLKIDVYRASGAGGQHINKTSSAVRITHIPTGIVTQSQAQRSQFKNKDQAMAMLKTKLYQLEEEKKAAELAEIRGEQKDIAWGSQIRNYVFHPYSLVKDLRSGHETGNIGAVMDGDLDPFMDAYLKWTLSGDTE; via the exons ATGGAAATTAGTGAAATCAGAAATGCTTTAGAAAAAATGAGTACGCAAATGATAAGT ATAGGGGGTCTCTTTGACTTAGATCATTTAGAAGAAGATATTGCTTCTTATGAGCAACAAATGTCAGAACCTGGATTTTGGGATGATAATGAAAAGGCTCAAATGGTCATTCAAAAAAGTAATGAATTAAAAGCTGTGTATGACATTTTTCATCAATTAGAACTGCAAGTAGAAGAAGTGGAACTGCTATTTGAAATGTATAAGGAAGATCCAGAAGAAGAAATTCATGAGGAATTAGTGGAACGTGTTTATAGCGTTGAAAAAGAATTAGAAAAATATGAATTAAGTATGTTACTAAGTGGGCCTCATGATAAATGTAGTGCAATTTTAGAAATTCATCCAGGTGCTGGTGGAACAGAATCACAAGACTGGGGAAGTATGTTGTTAAGAATGTATACAAGATGGGCTGAACAACATGGATATCGTATTGAAACAGTCGATTATCAAGATGGAGAGGAAGCAGGAATTAAGTCTGTGACTTTATCTATTGAGGGGTTAAATGCCTATGGTTATTTGAAGAGTGAAAAAGGGGTGCATCGTTTAGTGAGAATTTCTCCTTTTGATGCTGCTGGAAAACGTCATACTTCATTTTGTTCGATTGATATTATGCCTCAATTAGAAGGGGATATTGATATCGAAGTTAATCCAGATGATTTGAAAATTGATGTGTATCGTGCGAGTGGTGCTGGTGGGCAACATATTAATAAAACTTCATCAGCTGTTCGTATTACACATATTCCAACGGGGATTGTAACGCAAAGTCAGGCGCAACGTTCACAATTTAAAAATAAGGATCAAGCTATGGCAATGTTAAAAACGAAGTTATATCAATTAGAAGAAGAAAAGAAAGCAGCTGAGTTAGCTGAAATTCGTGGTGAACAAAAAGATATTGCTTGGGGTTCTCAAATTCGAAATTATGTGTTCCATCCGTATTCTTTAGTGAAGGATTTGCGTTCGGGTCATGAAACGGGGAATATTGGTGCTGTTATGGATGGAGATTTAGATCCATTTATGGATGCGTATTTAAAATGGACACTATCCGGCGATACGGAATAA
- the ftsE gene encoding cell division ATP-binding protein FtsE, with the protein MIEMMNVSKKYGKGILAVNNLSVRIQDGEFVYVVGPSGAGKSTFIKMMYRQEKATKGRITVGKYDLTKMREREIPYLRRYVGVVFQDFKLLPRLTVFENVAYAMEVIEKAPKEIQRKVEEVLALVNLKHRMTMFPDQLSGGEQQRVAIARAIVNNPAVLIADEPTGNLDPETSMEIMDILERINQQGTTIVMATHNSQIVNEKKHRVLAIEMGRIVRDQEDGEYGYED; encoded by the coding sequence ATGATTGAAATGATGAATGTTTCAAAAAAATATGGAAAGGGTATTTTAGCCGTAAATAATTTATCTGTCAGAATTCAAGATGGAGAATTTGTATATGTTGTAGGCCCATCAGGTGCAGGGAAATCAACGTTTATAAAAATGATGTATCGTCAAGAAAAAGCCACTAAAGGAAGAATTACTGTAGGGAAATATGATTTAACAAAAATGAGAGAACGTGAAATTCCTTATTTAAGACGTTATGTAGGAGTCGTGTTCCAAGATTTTAAATTATTACCTCGTTTAACAGTATTTGAAAATGTTGCCTATGCGATGGAAGTAATTGAAAAAGCACCAAAAGAAATTCAACGAAAAGTTGAGGAAGTATTAGCGTTAGTAAACTTGAAACATCGTATGACCATGTTTCCGGATCAATTGTCTGGGGGAGAACAGCAACGTGTAGCGATTGCCAGAGCGATTGTAAATAATCCTGCTGTCTTAATTGCAGATGAACCAACAGGTAACTTAGATCCAGAAACTTCTATGGAAATTATGGATATTTTAGAAAGAATTAATCAACAAGGGACAACGATTGTAATGGCAACTCATAATAGCCAAATTGTAAATGAAAAGAAACATCGAGTATTGGCAATTGAAATGGGTCGTATTGTACGTGACCAAGAGGATGGAGAGTACGGATATGAAGATTAG
- the ftsX gene encoding permease-like cell division protein FtsX, with protein MKIRTMWRHIRDAVKSLFRNGWSTFGAISAVSMVLLLVGIFVSLLFNMNKIATDVEQDVNVRVYIDLAADETKTEELKAAIEALDTVDTVKFRSKDEELEDITKSVAQEFELFKNDSNPLRDAFDVSTKNPKQTKEVANVIEKMDYVARVNYGGARADALFKVIATARNVGIGVISVLLIIALFLISNTIRSTIYARKTEIEIMQLVGATKAYIRWPFFLEGGLIGLIGSILPITLLWALYLWVYKGGSDFFAGSNFSLLAPNPFLYRLSWTMAGVGILIGSFGSIFSMRRFLKK; from the coding sequence ATGAAGATTAGAACAATGTGGCGTCATATTCGTGATGCCGTTAAAAGTTTATTTAGAAATGGTTGGTCTACATTTGGTGCGATTTCTGCGGTGTCAATGGTATTATTATTAGTAGGGATTTTTGTTTCATTATTATTTAATATGAATAAAATTGCGACTGATGTAGAACAAGATGTAAACGTTCGTGTGTATATTGATTTGGCAGCTGATGAAACAAAGACGGAAGAATTGAAAGCTGCGATTGAAGCACTGGATACGGTCGATACAGTGAAGTTTCGCTCAAAAGATGAAGAGTTAGAAGATATTACAAAGAGTGTTGCACAAGAATTTGAATTATTTAAAAATGATAGTAATCCATTGAGAGATGCATTTGATGTGAGTACTAAAAATCCAAAACAAACAAAAGAAGTTGCAAATGTGATTGAAAAAATGGATTATGTAGCTCGTGTGAACTATGGTGGAGCACGTGCGGATGCCTTATTTAAAGTCATTGCAACTGCACGAAATGTTGGGATTGGAGTCATTTCTGTATTATTAATTATTGCGCTGTTTTTAATTTCTAATACAATTCGATCTACGATTTATGCACGAAAAACAGAAATTGAAATTATGCAATTAGTAGGAGCAACAAAAGCCTATATTCGTTGGCCTTTCTTCTTAGAAGGTGGATTAATTGGATTGATTGGTTCCATTCTTCCAATTACTTTATTATGGGCTTTATATTTATGGGTGTATAAAGGCGGAAGTGATTTCTTTGCGGGATCAAACTTTAGCTTATTAGCGCCAAATCCTTTCTTATATCGCCTATCTTGGACGATGGCTGGAGTTGGGATTTTAATTGGATCATTTGGTTCTATTTTCTCAATGCGTCGTTTTTTGAAAAAATAA
- a CDS encoding valine--tRNA ligase has translation MAKEMSPKFQPQEVEAGKYQWWVESGVFHPNEDPNAEPYSIVIPPPNVTGKLHLGHAWDVTLQDMIIRQKRMQGYDTLWLPGMDHAGIATQAKVEEKLRGEGLSRYDLGREKFLEQTWEWKEEYASHIREQWAKMGISVDYRRERFTLDQGLSDAVKKVFVTLYEKGLIYRGEYIINWDPKAKTSLSDIEVIHKDVEGAFYHMNYPLADGSGVLEVATTRPETLLGDTAVAVHPEDERYQALIGKTVILPLVGKEIPIIADEYVEQDFGTGVVKITPAHDPNDFEVGNRHNLPRVNVMNDDATMNELAGKYEGMDRFTARKAIVKDLEEAGLLVKIEKHVHSVGHSERTDVVVEPRLSKQWFVKMGPLAEQAIQAQRAEEDNTVNFYPPRFNDAYLRWMENIHDWVISRQLWWGHQIPAWYHNETGEVYVGIEAPADAENWTQDVDVLDTWFSSALWPFSTMGWPDVESSDYKRYYPTSTLVTGYDILTFWVSRMMFQGLEFTGKRPFKNVLIHGLIRDSQGRKMSKSLGNGVDPMEVIEQYGADALRWFLANGSAPGQDVRYSTDKMDAAWNFINKIWNASRYALMNIGDLTVDQLDITGEKTLADKWILTRLNQVIAKVTELFEKFEFGEAGRLLYRFIWDDFCDWYIEMSKETLAGNDEAAKLTTRSILVYVLDQTLRLLHPIMPFVTEEIWQSVPHIGDSLVVAQYPVVQESQMDEAAAEKMEFLMDFIRSVRTSRNEMNTPLSKPIAIVAKTSNADIQAILSENESYIARFCNPESFEYGLEVEAPSHAVTSVISGAEIYLPLAGLINIDDEIARLEKEVAKLQDEVNRVEKKLSNEKFVAKAPEAVVEAERAKGKEYADQRQAVLERIATLKTLA, from the coding sequence ATGGCAAAAGAAATGTCACCAAAGTTTCAACCACAAGAAGTTGAAGCAGGAAAATATCAATGGTGGGTTGAGTCAGGAGTCTTCCATCCAAACGAAGATCCAAACGCAGAACCGTATTCAATCGTTATTCCACCACCAAATGTAACAGGAAAATTACACTTAGGACATGCGTGGGACGTTACATTACAAGATATGATTATTCGTCAAAAACGTATGCAAGGGTACGATACATTATGGTTACCAGGTATGGATCATGCCGGAATTGCGACTCAAGCAAAAGTAGAAGAAAAATTACGTGGAGAAGGTTTATCTCGTTATGACCTAGGGCGTGAAAAATTCTTAGAACAAACATGGGAATGGAAAGAAGAATATGCAAGCCATATCCGTGAACAATGGGCAAAAATGGGAATTTCAGTTGACTATCGTCGTGAACGTTTCACATTAGATCAGGGGTTATCAGATGCTGTTAAAAAAGTATTCGTAACGTTATATGAAAAAGGCTTGATTTACCGTGGAGAATACATTATTAACTGGGATCCAAAAGCAAAAACTTCTTTATCAGATATCGAAGTAATCCATAAAGATGTAGAAGGTGCTTTCTACCATATGAATTATCCATTAGCGGATGGAAGTGGAGTATTAGAAGTTGCAACGACTCGTCCAGAAACGCTACTTGGAGATACTGCGGTTGCAGTTCATCCGGAAGATGAACGTTATCAAGCATTAATTGGTAAAACAGTAATCTTACCATTAGTTGGAAAAGAAATTCCAATTATTGCAGATGAGTATGTTGAACAAGATTTTGGAACAGGGGTTGTAAAAATTACACCTGCCCATGACCCAAATGACTTTGAGGTAGGAAATCGTCATAACTTACCACGTGTAAATGTAATGAATGATGATGCTACAATGAATGAATTAGCTGGAAAATACGAAGGTATGGATCGTTTTACAGCTCGTAAAGCCATTGTCAAAGATTTAGAAGAAGCAGGGCTTCTTGTGAAAATTGAAAAACATGTTCATAGTGTGGGACATTCTGAACGTACAGATGTTGTTGTAGAACCTCGTTTATCAAAACAATGGTTTGTTAAAATGGGACCTTTAGCAGAACAAGCGATTCAAGCACAACGTGCAGAAGAAGACAATACAGTTAATTTCTACCCACCACGTTTTAATGATGCATACTTACGTTGGATGGAAAATATTCACGACTGGGTAATTTCTCGTCAATTATGGTGGGGACATCAAATTCCAGCATGGTATCATAATGAAACTGGTGAAGTATATGTTGGAATAGAAGCTCCAGCAGATGCTGAAAACTGGACACAAGATGTGGATGTATTAGATACATGGTTCTCATCTGCATTATGGCCATTTTCAACAATGGGTTGGCCAGATGTTGAGTCTAGTGACTATAAACGTTATTATCCAACAAGTACACTTGTAACAGGTTATGATATTTTAACATTCTGGGTAAGCCGTATGATGTTCCAAGGATTAGAATTTACTGGCAAACGTCCATTTAAAAATGTATTAATTCACGGATTAATTCGTGATAGCCAAGGACGTAAAATGAGTAAATCTCTTGGTAATGGTGTAGATCCAATGGAAGTTATCGAACAATACGGAGCAGATGCATTACGTTGGTTCTTAGCAAATGGTTCAGCACCTGGACAAGATGTTCGTTATTCAACAGATAAAATGGATGCTGCATGGAACTTTATCAACAAAATTTGGAATGCTAGCCGTTATGCATTAATGAATATTGGCGATTTAACAGTGGACCAATTAGATATTACTGGTGAAAAAACTTTAGCAGACAAATGGATTTTAACACGATTAAATCAAGTAATTGCTAAAGTAACAGAATTATTCGAGAAATTTGAATTCGGTGAAGCGGGTCGTCTATTATATCGTTTTATTTGGGATGATTTCTGTGACTGGTATATTGAAATGTCTAAAGAAACATTAGCAGGAAATGATGAAGCTGCTAAATTAACAACTCGTAGCATTTTAGTGTATGTATTAGATCAAACATTACGTTTATTACATCCAATTATGCCATTCGTAACAGAAGAAATTTGGCAATCAGTTCCTCATATTGGAGATTCATTAGTCGTTGCTCAATATCCAGTTGTACAAGAAAGTCAAATGGATGAAGCAGCAGCAGAAAAAATGGAATTCTTAATGGATTTTATTCGTTCCGTTCGTACAAGCAGAAACGAAATGAATACACCATTATCGAAACCAATTGCGATTGTTGCTAAAACTTCAAATGCGGATATTCAAGCTATTTTATCAGAAAATGAAAGCTATATTGCTCGTTTCTGTAATCCTGAATCATTTGAATATGGGTTAGAAGTAGAAGCACCAAGCCACGCTGTAACAAGTGTTATTAGTGGAGCTGAAATCTATTTACCATTAGCAGGATTAATTAATATTGATGATGAAATTGCTCGTTTAGAAAAAGAAGTGGCTAAATTACAAGATGAAGTGAATCGTGTAGAAAAAAAATTATCAAATGAAAAATTCGTTGCGAAAGCACCAGAAGCTGTCGTAGAAGCAGAGCGTGCAAAAGGAAAAGAATACGCTGACCAACGTCAAGCAGTTCTAGAACGTATTGCAACATTAAAAACATTAGCATAA
- a CDS encoding bifunctional folylpolyglutamate synthase/dihydrofolate synthase yields the protein MQTVREWILDRMKYKRKYGLERMRAVMSLLGNPQDDYPIIHVTGTNGKGSTIAMLSSLFVHHGQKVGAFVSPHLIDYTDRFLINGNVMSEEDFEIVGDLVRQAEVKLIDEYEPLSFFEIMTAMALVYFSRKKVEVALLEVGIGGLLDITNIVHSTMSVITSIGFDHEEMLGNTLEEIAIQKTGIFKQNQEVVLGNLPTEALKVAEVVGQAYNCDIHQLEREFNIEPYEEGLIFKRLNFQIQIPRLNLKGKYQLENAAVALESFLLFKKKFQLPIDSSAIQESFKTVTWPGRMEVVHQSPTVILDGAHNIHALKRLVETVKQHGEDGSQQTILFSALKRKHYKEMVDYLRKELLEARLVITTFEYVGAIEKTDYPNNEIEFVEDAHPFIEEYVTRASGKETLWITGSLYFISFVRKIFVK from the coding sequence ATGCAAACAGTTAGAGAGTGGATATTAGATCGAATGAAATATAAACGAAAATACGGATTAGAGAGAATGAGAGCAGTCATGTCTCTTCTTGGAAATCCGCAAGATGATTATCCGATTATTCATGTCACAGGAACAAATGGAAAAGGTTCTACAATTGCGATGTTATCGTCCTTATTTGTTCATCATGGGCAAAAGGTAGGAGCATTTGTTTCCCCTCATTTAATCGATTATACGGATCGTTTTTTAATAAATGGCAACGTAATGTCTGAAGAAGACTTTGAAATCGTTGGAGATCTTGTTCGACAAGCAGAAGTAAAATTGATAGACGAATATGAACCATTAAGTTTCTTTGAAATCATGACGGCTATGGCGTTAGTGTATTTCTCTAGAAAAAAAGTGGAAGTCGCTTTATTAGAAGTAGGAATTGGTGGATTATTAGATATAACTAATATTGTTCATTCAACGATGAGTGTGATTACATCGATTGGTTTTGATCATGAAGAAATGTTAGGAAATACACTTGAAGAAATTGCGATTCAAAAAACAGGAATTTTTAAACAAAATCAAGAAGTCGTATTGGGAAATTTGCCAACAGAAGCTTTGAAAGTCGCTGAAGTCGTGGGACAAGCTTATAACTGTGACATCCATCAGTTGGAACGAGAGTTTAATATTGAACCGTATGAAGAAGGGCTAATTTTTAAACGTTTAAATTTTCAAATTCAAATTCCACGTTTGAATTTGAAAGGAAAGTATCAATTAGAAAATGCTGCAGTAGCGTTAGAATCTTTTTTACTATTTAAAAAGAAATTCCAACTTCCAATTGATTCATCAGCTATTCAAGAAAGTTTCAAAACGGTTACCTGGCCAGGAAGAATGGAAGTCGTACATCAAAGTCCTACAGTAATATTAGATGGAGCTCATAATATTCATGCATTAAAACGATTGGTTGAGACGGTAAAACAACATGGAGAAGATGGGTCTCAACAGACGATTTTATTTTCCGCTCTAAAGAGAAAACATTATAAAGAAATGGTTGATTATTTACGAAAAGAATTACTTGAAGCTCGTTTAGTAATAACAACTTTTGAGTATGTAGGCGCTATTGAAAAAACGGACTACCCTAATAATGAGATTGAATTTGTAGAGGATGCGCATCCATTTATTGAGGAATATGTCACACGAGCATCTGGTAAGGAAACACTTTGGATTACAGGCTCTCTCTATTTTATTTCTTTTGTAAGAAAAATTTTCGTAAAATAA
- the radC gene encoding RadC family protein, with the protein MELDQQLLELPLESMPRERLEKLGAKSLETYELLAILLRTGSRELNVLQLAKVVLNTFEDLFTLKMATVEELMAIHGIGRTKAIELKAAMELGIRLGTAKQTKLGHITSSQKAGECIMEELKDLYQEHLIALFLNSKNEVIKKKIIFRGGLNQAVVHPREIFREAVRFSAARIIIGHNHPSGNVTPSQADIDFTRRLSECGEMMGIELLDHFIVGDHSYCSLKEEGYF; encoded by the coding sequence ATGGAACTAGATCAACAATTATTAGAATTACCTTTGGAGTCAATGCCAAGGGAAAGATTAGAAAAATTAGGAGCTAAAAGTTTAGAAACTTATGAGTTATTAGCAATTTTGCTTCGGACAGGATCTAGAGAATTAAATGTACTACAATTAGCAAAAGTCGTGTTAAATACGTTTGAAGATTTATTTACATTAAAAATGGCAACAGTGGAAGAATTAATGGCAATTCATGGAATTGGACGAACAAAAGCCATTGAATTAAAAGCTGCAATGGAATTGGGAATTCGATTAGGAACAGCGAAGCAAACAAAATTAGGACATATTACAAGCTCGCAAAAAGCGGGAGAATGTATTATGGAAGAATTAAAAGATTTATATCAAGAACATTTAATTGCATTATTTTTAAATTCAAAAAATGAAGTGATTAAGAAAAAAATTATTTTTCGAGGAGGACTCAATCAAGCAGTCGTTCATCCAAGAGAAATTTTTAGAGAAGCCGTTCGTTTTTCTGCAGCAAGAATTATTATTGGGCATAATCATCCAAGTGGAAATGTTACACCATCTCAAGCGGATATTGATTTTACAAGACGACTGTCGGAATGTGGAGAAATGATGGGGATTGAATTGTTAGATCATTTTATTGTGGGGGATCATTCATACTGCTCCCTTAAAGAAGAGGGGTATTTCTAA
- a CDS encoding D-alanine--D-alanine ligase, translating into MKIIVVYGGKSAEHDISILTAFSIIKEIYFDYYEVQPVYINRKGEWLKGEPLTGPVVFSEALRLEASQEAHFATSEGKVSTGVLVTPYDLKEDECIVFPVLHGPNGEDGTIQGLFEMMDVPYVGCGVLASACGMDKITSKQLFQQAGLPQLPYVPFNKTQWKQNPESIYNKIEGTLIYPVFVKPANMGSSVGISKAENREELTAAIIEALKYDRRIVVEQGIEAREIECAVLGNDEANTSVVGEIVKTSGFYDYNEKYINNTVTLEIPAQISDEVSAKVREYSAKAFRAIDGSGLTRCDFFLTETNDIYINEVNTLPGFTQFSMYPLLWEKTGISYKDLVNELIQLALKRYKDRQNA; encoded by the coding sequence ATGAAAATTATAGTCGTTTATGGAGGCAAAAGTGCTGAACATGATATTTCGATTTTAACGGCTTTTTCAATTATTAAAGAAATCTATTTTGATTATTATGAAGTTCAACCAGTCTATATTAATCGAAAAGGAGAATGGCTTAAAGGGGAACCATTAACAGGTCCTGTAGTTTTTTCTGAAGCATTAAGATTAGAAGCAAGTCAAGAAGCTCACTTTGCAACAAGCGAAGGGAAAGTTTCGACAGGCGTTTTAGTAACTCCTTATGATTTAAAAGAAGACGAATGTATTGTTTTCCCAGTGTTACATGGACCTAATGGGGAAGATGGAACTATTCAAGGATTGTTTGAAATGATGGATGTTCCATATGTTGGATGTGGCGTATTAGCAAGTGCTTGCGGAATGGATAAAATTACAAGTAAACAATTATTCCAACAAGCAGGATTACCACAATTACCATATGTACCATTTAATAAAACACAATGGAAACAAAATCCTGAAAGTATTTATAATAAAATTGAAGGAACATTAATTTACCCAGTATTTGTTAAACCAGCTAATATGGGATCAAGTGTAGGAATTTCAAAAGCGGAAAATCGTGAAGAACTAACTGCAGCAATTATTGAGGCATTAAAATATGACCGTAGAATTGTCGTAGAACAAGGAATTGAAGCAAGAGAAATTGAATGTGCAGTTCTAGGAAATGATGAAGCGAATACTTCTGTTGTAGGTGAAATTGTTAAGACTAGTGGTTTTTATGACTACAATGAAAAATATATTAACAATACCGTTACATTAGAAATTCCAGCGCAAATTTCGGATGAAGTTTCTGCTAAAGTAAGAGAATATTCTGCAAAAGCATTCCGTGCAATTGATGGTAGTGGTTTAACAAGATGTGATTTCTTCTTAACAGAAACAAATGATATTTACATTAATGAAGTAAATACTTTACCAGGATTTACGCAATTTAGTATGTATCCACTTCTTTGGGAGAAAACAGGAATTTCTTATAAAGATTTAGTGAATGAATTAATTCAATTAGCTTTAAAACGTTATAAAGATCGACAAAATGCATAA